The following proteins come from a genomic window of Paenibacillus spongiae:
- a CDS encoding ABC transporter substrate-binding protein has product MKSIRMLSLILILLLLTASIAACSGKNSEGEQSTNKEQNSAAADDTPKQEDQDKPAATEPESENKEQITLKFMAPWGGEFDERVKPFVEEKFPNIKIELISKWVGKQELEETFAAKENPDILLTTGGFEVLKDMELLYPLDDLANQFNVDLSAFRPGVLESMRVRDPEGENRLLGFPMEDIQVALFYNKSIFDKFGVPYPKDGITWEEVIDLAKKLTGEKDGVKYHGIAKNGLSMPFMELSATGTDPQTGEVLFTKEPRFKKYFDLLDKFRSISGNWDVEKEEDLYFQNQTTAMAILSITNLAGMHGTKGLSFDMVRVPGWADQPDITPNYAPLAVSVNPNSEHLKEAFEVIAFLASKEHQTRLHRHGSPSPLGDPDLAVQFGEDQMAGGNKQYNLQGVYTGSKADPAYSPFGPDSLYYGENYVAEKASEFITSKEDVVTFLRKMDEDYAIKLKEKMNKK; this is encoded by the coding sequence ATGAAATCGATAAGAATGCTTTCATTGATCCTGATTTTATTGTTACTCACAGCATCGATTGCGGCATGTTCGGGCAAAAACTCCGAAGGGGAACAATCAACGAATAAAGAGCAAAATTCTGCTGCTGCGGATGATACTCCGAAACAGGAGGATCAAGATAAACCAGCGGCGACAGAACCGGAATCCGAGAATAAAGAGCAGATTACGCTAAAATTTATGGCGCCTTGGGGCGGGGAATTCGATGAGCGGGTGAAGCCGTTTGTCGAAGAGAAGTTCCCAAACATCAAGATCGAGCTCATCAGCAAATGGGTCGGCAAGCAGGAGTTGGAGGAAACGTTTGCCGCGAAGGAAAATCCGGATATTCTGCTGACCACCGGCGGCTTTGAAGTTCTGAAGGACATGGAGCTGCTGTATCCGCTGGATGATCTGGCGAACCAATTTAACGTTGACTTATCGGCATTCCGGCCGGGTGTGCTCGAATCGATGCGGGTGCGGGACCCTGAAGGCGAAAACCGTTTATTGGGATTTCCGATGGAAGATATTCAGGTAGCGCTTTTTTATAACAAATCGATTTTCGATAAATTCGGCGTACCTTATCCGAAGGACGGAATTACCTGGGAAGAAGTTATCGACCTGGCCAAGAAACTGACAGGAGAAAAAGACGGAGTCAAGTACCACGGGATAGCGAAAAATGGCTTATCGATGCCTTTTATGGAGCTTTCGGCAACCGGTACGGATCCGCAGACGGGTGAAGTGCTGTTCACCAAAGAGCCGAGGTTCAAGAAATACTTCGATCTGCTTGATAAGTTTCGCAGTATCTCCGGCAACTGGGATGTAGAAAAGGAAGAAGACTTGTATTTCCAGAACCAAACAACCGCAATGGCGATATTATCCATTACGAATCTAGCCGGTATGCATGGTACCAAAGGGCTCAGCTTCGATATGGTCAGAGTTCCGGGTTGGGCCGACCAGCCGGATATTACGCCAAACTACGCACCTCTTGCAGTGAGCGTTAATCCGAACAGCGAGCATTTGAAAGAGGCGTTTGAGGTGATTGCATTCCTCGCCTCCAAAGAGCATCAAACAAGGCTGCACCGCCATGGTTCGCCTTCTCCGCTTGGCGATCCGGACCTTGCTGTCCAGTTTGGCGAAGATCAAATGGCAGGCGGCAATAAGCAGTACAATTTACAAGGCGTTTATACAGGTTCAAAAGCTGATCCTGCGTACTCCCCTTTCGGTCCGGATTCCCTTTACTACGGCGAGAACTATGTGGCCGAAAAGGCTTCCGAATTCATAACGTCCAAAGAAGATGTCGTTACGTTCTTGAGAAAAATGGACGAAGATTATGCGATTAAATTGAAAGAGAAGATGAATAAAAAATAA
- a CDS encoding ABC transporter substrate-binding protein has product MTTVKRKGYLIILIFTVLVSLLAGCSQSEDKAADNNQAEPTVNTADEDQPQESEDQQKPQEAQKQVTLTMINWADDESWEKDWKKPVESKFPNIKLERYNIMPTEKDLEELFAAKKLPDLYFAHMGHKTALEKQEVLYDMSDLIETRNYDIDRFNPGLIDRVKVESGGGIDFLPFIVDRYALHYNKDIFDKFGVPYPQDGITYNDIVDLAKKVTGEIGGVKYYGLQWGWDSFNTMSQHIPVIDPDTKEPTFLTDDRWKSFFEVVKQVYEIPGNLPPREKYREYIYSRFVDERNVAMLPLWFNGGQLSDAKMNWDMVNYPTWDENPGKVPGGLAYFLGVTSFSEHKDEAFQVIDYLLSDEYTIQRYQGKDISSLVLQSPEVRQQIKPDPKFEGVNYEALFKMDFHPNRTQVEEDLFGKTVIEHMEDMIYDHVDINTHLRKLDEMARTLIKELENS; this is encoded by the coding sequence ATGACAACTGTAAAAAGAAAAGGTTATCTAATTATTCTTATTTTTACCGTTCTCGTATCGCTTCTCGCAGGCTGCAGCCAATCCGAGGATAAAGCGGCCGACAACAACCAGGCCGAGCCGACGGTTAATACTGCCGATGAAGATCAGCCGCAAGAGTCGGAAGATCAGCAAAAACCGCAAGAAGCGCAAAAACAGGTCACCTTGACGATGATCAACTGGGCGGACGATGAATCATGGGAGAAAGATTGGAAAAAACCGGTGGAAAGCAAATTTCCGAACATCAAACTGGAACGATACAACATCATGCCAACGGAGAAGGATTTGGAGGAGCTTTTTGCCGCCAAAAAACTGCCTGATTTGTACTTTGCGCATATGGGACATAAAACAGCACTCGAAAAACAGGAAGTTTTGTATGACATGAGCGATTTAATCGAAACGCGCAATTACGACATCGACCGCTTCAATCCCGGACTGATCGATCGAGTCAAAGTCGAGTCGGGCGGGGGAATAGACTTTTTGCCTTTTATCGTTGACCGTTATGCACTGCATTACAATAAAGACATTTTCGATAAATTCGGCGTGCCTTATCCGCAAGACGGCATAACGTACAATGATATCGTCGATCTGGCCAAAAAAGTTACGGGAGAAATTGGCGGGGTCAAATATTACGGACTGCAGTGGGGATGGGACAGTTTCAATACGATGTCGCAGCATATTCCCGTGATCGATCCGGATACGAAAGAGCCGACGTTTCTAACGGATGACCGCTGGAAATCGTTCTTTGAAGTCGTGAAACAAGTGTATGAAATTCCAGGCAATTTGCCTCCTCGCGAGAAATACCGTGAATATATTTATTCCCGCTTTGTCGACGAACGCAATGTTGCGATGCTGCCGCTCTGGTTTAATGGCGGACAGCTCAGTGACGCCAAGATGAATTGGGATATGGTCAATTATCCGACTTGGGATGAGAATCCAGGGAAAGTTCCGGGCGGGCTGGCTTATTTTCTGGGGGTGACTTCGTTCAGCGAACATAAAGACGAGGCATTCCAGGTCATTGATTATTTGCTGTCCGATGAATATACGATTCAAAGATATCAAGGGAAAGATATTTCATCCTTGGTTCTGCAGTCGCCTGAGGTACGGCAGCAAATCAAGCCTGATCCGAAGTTCGAAGGCGTGAACTACGAGGCTTTGTTTAAGATGGATTTCCATCCGAATCGAACTCAGGTCGAAGAGGATCTATTCGGCAAAACCGTTATCGAACACATGGAAGATATGATTTATGACCATGTCGATATCAATACCCATTTAAGAAAATTGGACGAAATGGCTAGAACATTAATCAAGGAATTGGAAAATAGTTAA